From the genome of Ralstonia pickettii, one region includes:
- a CDS encoding porin — MQSKFKRGMAALAVASALGAASAGAQAQSSVTLYGQVDAWAGATKSLGASDRAWGVNSGGMSTSYWGMKGSEDLGNGLKAIFTLEAFFRPDTGKYGRFDGDTFFARNSFVGLQSSTWGSIKLGRLTPPYFVSTILFNPFIDSYTFSPMVFHTYLGNGLRGPGGISGLVGDSGWNNAIMYSTPDFNGLTANFIYGAGEQAGHNGQNKWGGNFLYFHGNFAATAAFQQVRFDSAPGDLNALVAGFSRQTAAQLGATYDFGVVKVYGQYQYIKNAINSGDAKSNGGQLGVSVPVGPGSILASYAYTKTSGAADVKRNTWAVGYDYSLSKRTDVYAAYMRDKVTSLSSADTFGVGIRAKF, encoded by the coding sequence ATGCAGTCGAAATTCAAGCGTGGCATGGCCGCGCTGGCAGTGGCATCGGCACTGGGGGCAGCAAGTGCCGGTGCGCAGGCGCAGTCGTCCGTCACGCTGTACGGCCAGGTGGATGCCTGGGCGGGCGCCACCAAGAGCCTGGGCGCATCGGACCGCGCCTGGGGCGTCAACTCGGGCGGTATGTCGACCTCGTACTGGGGCATGAAGGGCAGCGAAGATCTGGGTAATGGCTTGAAGGCGATCTTCACGCTGGAAGCGTTCTTCCGCCCGGACACCGGCAAGTACGGGCGCTTTGACGGCGATACGTTCTTCGCCCGCAACTCGTTCGTCGGCCTGCAATCGAGCACGTGGGGTTCGATCAAGCTCGGCCGCCTGACGCCGCCGTATTTCGTATCGACGATCCTGTTCAACCCGTTCATCGATTCGTACACGTTCTCGCCGATGGTGTTCCACACGTACCTCGGCAACGGCCTGCGCGGCCCCGGCGGTATCTCGGGTCTGGTGGGCGATTCGGGCTGGAACAACGCGATCATGTATTCCACGCCGGACTTCAACGGTCTGACCGCCAACTTCATCTACGGCGCGGGCGAACAGGCCGGCCACAACGGCCAGAACAAGTGGGGCGGCAACTTCCTGTACTTCCATGGCAACTTCGCGGCCACGGCGGCTTTCCAGCAAGTGCGCTTCGATTCTGCCCCGGGTGACCTGAACGCGCTGGTAGCGGGCTTCTCGCGCCAGACGGCCGCGCAGCTGGGTGCCACGTACGACTTTGGCGTGGTCAAGGTCTACGGCCAGTACCAGTACATCAAGAACGCCATCAACTCGGGCGATGCGAAGAGCAACGGCGGCCAACTGGGCGTGTCGGTGCCGGTGGGCCCGGGCAGCATCCTGGCGTCTTACGCGTACACCAAAACTTCGGGTGCGGCTGACGTGAAGCGCAACACGTGGGCGGTCGGTTACGACTATTCGCTGTCCAAGCGCACTGACGTGTACGCCGCGTACATGCGCGACAAGGTGACGAGCCTCAGCTCGGCAGACACCTTTGGCGTGGGCATCCGCGCGAAGTTCTAA
- a CDS encoding NADP-dependent malic enzyme, with translation MNDKLHDASPDSQDQGAEAELRRAAFEYHRTPTRGKIEVRPTKALINQRDLSLAYSPGVAYPCTAIEQDPSLAAEYTSRGNLVGVITNGTAVLGLGDIGPLASKPVMEGKGCLFKKFAGVDVFDIELAERDPDKLVDIIASLEPTLGGINLEDIKAPECFYIEQKLRDRLNIPVFHDDQHGTAIISSAALLNGLKVVGKDIGNVKVAVSGAGAAAIACLDVMVGLGVKRENVYVVDSKGVIYAGRDAKMEPNKARYAQDTSARTLADIVRDADVFLGCSAAGVLTADMVKTMAPKPIILALANPEPEIRPEIAKAARPDCIIATGRSDYPNQVNNVLCFPYIFRGALDCGATKITEEMKLACVKAIAELAEAETNDAVAQAYAGQDLTFGPDYIIPKPFDSRLIEKIAPAVAKAAEESGVATRPIKDLDAYRAQLSDFVYHTGLTMRPVFSAAKANPKRVVYAEGEEERVLRAVQTVVDEGLAKPILIGRPHVIEMRIQKAGLRLKPGVHFELVDPEDDRRYHQYHTAYHELMGRNGVTPDMAKSALRRSNTLIGALLVRLGDADALLCGTVGRFDAHLEHVRDVIGLAPNAKVFAAMNGLMLEKHTLFITDTFVNELPSAEELADITKLAAEEVRRFGQEPKVAMLSHSMFGSSKNASARRMRAAYDLLKVEAPDLQVEGEIQGDAALSEDIRHHFLPKSAFSGSANLLVMPSLDAANIAFNLLKITGGQGVTVGPILLGAAKPVHILNPSATSRRIVNMTALAVADVSATR, from the coding sequence ATGAACGACAAGCTTCACGACGCCTCGCCGGATTCCCAAGACCAAGGCGCCGAGGCCGAACTGCGCCGCGCGGCGTTTGAATACCACCGCACCCCCACGCGCGGCAAGATCGAGGTTCGCCCGACCAAGGCGCTGATCAATCAGCGTGATCTTTCGCTGGCGTATTCGCCGGGCGTGGCGTATCCGTGTACCGCGATCGAGCAAGACCCCTCGCTGGCGGCGGAGTACACGTCGCGCGGCAACCTCGTCGGCGTGATCACCAACGGCACTGCGGTGCTGGGTCTGGGCGACATCGGCCCGCTGGCCAGCAAGCCCGTGATGGAAGGCAAGGGCTGCCTGTTCAAAAAATTTGCCGGCGTGGATGTGTTCGATATCGAACTGGCCGAGCGCGATCCGGACAAGCTGGTCGACATCATTGCCTCGCTGGAGCCGACGCTGGGCGGGATCAACCTCGAAGACATCAAGGCGCCCGAGTGCTTCTACATCGAGCAGAAGCTGCGTGACCGCCTGAATATTCCCGTCTTCCACGATGACCAGCACGGCACGGCGATCATCTCGTCGGCGGCCCTGCTCAACGGCCTGAAGGTCGTCGGCAAGGACATCGGCAACGTGAAGGTGGCCGTGTCGGGCGCGGGCGCCGCGGCCATCGCCTGCCTGGACGTGATGGTGGGCCTGGGCGTCAAGCGCGAGAACGTCTACGTTGTCGATTCGAAGGGTGTGATCTACGCCGGCCGCGACGCCAAGATGGAGCCGAACAAGGCCCGTTATGCGCAGGACACGTCGGCCCGTACGTTGGCCGACATCGTGCGCGATGCAGACGTGTTCCTCGGTTGCTCGGCCGCCGGCGTGCTGACCGCCGACATGGTCAAGACCATGGCGCCGAAGCCGATCATCCTGGCGCTGGCCAATCCCGAGCCGGAAATCCGCCCGGAAATCGCCAAGGCCGCGCGCCCGGACTGCATCATCGCTACGGGCCGCTCGGACTACCCGAACCAGGTCAACAACGTGCTGTGCTTCCCGTACATCTTCCGCGGTGCGCTCGATTGCGGCGCCACCAAGATCACGGAAGAGATGAAGCTGGCATGCGTGAAGGCCATTGCCGAGCTGGCAGAAGCCGAAACGAACGATGCCGTGGCGCAGGCTTACGCGGGCCAGGACCTGACCTTCGGCCCGGATTACATCATCCCGAAGCCGTTCGACTCGCGCCTGATCGAGAAGATCGCACCGGCCGTCGCCAAGGCCGCGGAAGAATCCGGCGTGGCCACGCGCCCGATCAAGGATCTGGACGCCTATCGCGCCCAGCTGAGCGACTTCGTGTACCACACGGGCCTGACCATGCGCCCGGTGTTCTCGGCCGCCAAGGCTAACCCGAAGCGCGTCGTGTACGCCGAAGGTGAAGAGGAGCGCGTGCTGCGCGCCGTGCAGACGGTGGTGGACGAAGGCCTGGCCAAGCCGATCCTGATCGGCCGTCCGCACGTGATCGAAATGCGCATCCAGAAGGCCGGCCTTCGCCTGAAGCCGGGGGTGCATTTCGAACTGGTGGACCCGGAAGACGACCGCCGCTATCACCAGTACCACACTGCCTACCACGAGCTGATGGGCCGCAACGGGGTGACGCCGGACATGGCGAAGTCGGCGCTGCGCCGCTCGAACACCCTGATCGGTGCACTGCTGGTACGCCTGGGTGACGCCGATGCCCTGCTGTGCGGCACGGTCGGCCGCTTTGATGCCCACCTCGAACACGTGCGCGACGTGATCGGCCTGGCCCCCAACGCCAAGGTGTTCGCCGCCATGAACGGCCTGATGCTGGAGAAGCACACGCTGTTCATCACCGATACGTTCGTCAACGAGCTGCCGAGCGCAGAAGAGTTGGCCGACATCACCAAGCTGGCGGCAGAAGAAGTGCGCCGTTTCGGCCAGGAGCCAAAGGTGGCGATGCTGTCGCACTCGATGTTCGGCTCGTCGAAAAACGCATCGGCCCGCCGCATGCGCGCTGCGTATGACCTGCTGAAGGTGGAAGCGCCCGACCTGCAGGTGGAAGGCGAGATCCAGGGTGACGCGGCGTTGTCGGAAGACATCCGCCATCACTTCCTGCCGAAGAGCGCCTTCTCGGGCAGTGCGAACCTGCTGGTGATGCCGTCGCTCGACGCGGCCAACATCGCGTTCAACCTGCTCAAGATCACGGGCGGGCAGGGCGTGACGGTGGGCCCGATCCTGCTGGGCGCGGCCAAGCCGGTGCACATCCTGAACCCGTCGGCCACATCGCGCCGCATCGTCAACATGACGGCGCTGGCGGTGGCAGACGTGTCGGCTACGCGTTGA
- a CDS encoding DUF4136 domain-containing protein — translation MWKWIKSSGIGPMAGAVMAASLLAGCASTVTSQVTAFRQPGWTDNPPRTYAFEHTAAQQNDLERQTYEAWTSDQLAAHGFTSVPRASARYVVRLDYSTATRLVQVRQPVYPDPYWGPGPWGPWRSPWGPWGPWGPQYVDTNVQVPFYAYHAEIDEAATGQRVYQVTAQTQGGNGSLAAVMPYLVRSAFANFPAPNAQPILIELPVDPSVKPAVKPASGPAPK, via the coding sequence ATGTGGAAATGGATCAAGTCATCGGGCATCGGGCCGATGGCCGGCGCGGTGATGGCGGCCAGCCTGCTGGCGGGCTGTGCGAGCACGGTCACCAGCCAGGTGACAGCGTTCCGGCAACCCGGCTGGACCGACAACCCGCCGCGCACCTATGCCTTCGAGCACACCGCAGCGCAGCAAAATGACCTGGAACGCCAGACCTACGAGGCCTGGACATCAGACCAGCTTGCTGCCCACGGCTTTACCAGCGTGCCGCGTGCCAGCGCGCGCTATGTGGTTCGCCTGGACTATTCAACCGCAACGCGCCTTGTGCAGGTGCGCCAGCCCGTGTATCCGGATCCGTACTGGGGGCCGGGGCCTTGGGGGCCATGGCGTAGTCCTTGGGGGCCCTGGGGCCCGTGGGGGCCGCAATACGTCGATACCAACGTGCAAGTGCCGTTCTACGCCTATCACGCGGAAATTGACGAGGCAGCCACGGGACAGCGTGTTTATCAGGTGACAGCGCAAACGCAGGGGGGGAATGGCTCGCTGGCGGCTGTGATGCCGTATCTGGTGCGCAGCGCATTTGCCAATTTCCCGGCACCGAATGCGCAACCGATCCTCATAGAACTGCCCGTTGATCCATCGGTGAAACCGGCAGTGAAACCCGCATCCGGGCCGGCACCTAAGTAG
- the pepN gene encoding aminopeptidase N, giving the protein MLRTDTAVTIYRKDYTAPAFRIDEVALEIDLVPERTRVVNRMRMTRTDAGKPLVLAGEGLELAGATVDGKALSGLQASGDTLTIEAVPADVGTTFTLELTTYCNPAANSSLMGLYVSNGNFFTQCEAEGFRKITYFLDRPDVMTVYTVTLRASKKDYPVLLSNGNLVSERDLPDGRHEAVWHDPFKKPSYLFALVAGKLECIEERIQSASGKEKLLQVWVEAQDLGKTRHAMDSLIHSIHWDERRFGLELDLDRFMIVAVGDFNMGAMENKGLNIFNTKYVLANAETATDVDFANIESVVGHEYFHNWTGNRVTCRDWFQLSLKEGLTVFRDQEFSADMAAQAAAQAGNEAAAASARAVKRIEDVRLLRQAQFPEDAGPMAHPVRPDSYEEINNFYTVTVYEKGAEVVRMYQTLLGRDGFRKGMDLYFQRHDGQAVTCDDFRAAMADANGRDLTQFGRWYSQAGTPVVAVDGHHDAATHTYTLTLRQRCEPVGIEVNSGIQKQPFHIPFAIGLIDKNGRDLPLRLRGERASPSPVTTRVLDFTETKQTFVFEDVAEAPLPSLLRNFSAPVIVEYGYTIDQLTFQLAHDTDPFNRWEAGQRLATDTLLRMVTDIQHGRAPLVDPALVEALRAVVADTSLDPAFREQMLILPAESYLAERMDMADPASIHAARRTLRRTLAEKLNAELLRAYQDNQTEGPYSPDAVSAGKRALKNIALGYLVETEAPEALALAERQYAGATNMTDRMGALSAMVNSYAPGREAALADFYTRFADDALVIDKWFSLQAMQPGATGKPTLETVRALMTHPAFTLRNPNRARSLIFSFCSGNPAQFHAADGSGYAFWAEQVLALDAINPQVSARLARALDRWRKYVPVLRDAMQDALKRVAAHPSLSRDVREIVGKALA; this is encoded by the coding sequence ATGTTGCGCACCGATACCGCCGTCACGATTTACCGCAAGGACTACACCGCGCCCGCTTTTCGCATTGACGAAGTGGCCCTGGAGATCGATCTGGTGCCCGAGCGCACCCGTGTCGTCAACCGCATGCGCATGACGCGCACGGACGCCGGCAAGCCGCTCGTGCTGGCGGGTGAAGGACTGGAGCTGGCGGGCGCAACCGTCGACGGCAAGGCACTGTCTGGCCTGCAGGCTTCCGGCGACACGCTCACCATTGAGGCCGTACCGGCCGATGTGGGCACCACCTTCACGCTGGAACTCACCACTTACTGCAATCCCGCAGCAAACTCCTCGCTGATGGGACTGTACGTTTCCAACGGCAACTTCTTCACGCAGTGCGAGGCGGAGGGCTTTCGCAAGATCACCTACTTCCTCGACCGCCCGGACGTCATGACGGTCTACACCGTTACGCTGCGCGCATCGAAGAAGGACTATCCGGTGCTGCTGTCCAACGGCAATCTCGTGTCGGAGCGCGACCTGCCGGACGGCCGACACGAAGCGGTGTGGCACGACCCGTTCAAGAAGCCGTCGTACCTGTTCGCGCTGGTGGCCGGCAAGCTCGAGTGCATTGAAGAACGCATCCAGTCGGCTTCGGGCAAGGAAAAGCTGCTGCAGGTGTGGGTCGAAGCGCAAGATCTTGGCAAGACGCGCCACGCCATGGATTCACTCATCCATTCGATCCATTGGGACGAACGCCGCTTCGGGCTCGAGCTCGATCTCGACCGCTTCATGATCGTCGCCGTGGGCGACTTCAACATGGGCGCGATGGAAAACAAGGGGCTGAACATCTTCAACACGAAGTACGTGCTGGCCAACGCCGAGACGGCAACCGATGTGGACTTCGCCAACATCGAATCGGTGGTCGGCCACGAATACTTCCACAACTGGACGGGCAACCGCGTCACTTGCCGCGACTGGTTCCAGTTGAGTCTGAAGGAAGGCCTGACGGTGTTCCGCGATCAGGAGTTCTCCGCCGATATGGCGGCACAAGCGGCCGCGCAAGCCGGCAATGAAGCCGCTGCTGCCAGCGCCCGAGCCGTCAAGCGCATCGAGGACGTGCGACTGCTGCGCCAGGCGCAGTTTCCGGAAGATGCCGGCCCGATGGCCCACCCTGTGCGGCCCGACAGCTACGAGGAAATCAACAACTTCTACACCGTCACGGTGTACGAAAAAGGCGCAGAAGTCGTGCGCATGTATCAGACGCTGCTCGGCCGCGACGGCTTCCGCAAGGGCATGGACCTGTACTTCCAGCGCCACGATGGCCAGGCAGTCACCTGCGACGACTTCCGCGCGGCCATGGCCGATGCCAACGGCCGCGACCTCACACAATTCGGCCGCTGGTACAGCCAGGCCGGCACGCCGGTCGTTGCCGTGGACGGCCACCACGATGCAGCCACGCACACCTATACCCTCACGCTGCGCCAGCGCTGCGAGCCGGTCGGCATCGAAGTCAACAGCGGCATCCAAAAGCAGCCATTCCACATTCCGTTTGCAATCGGCCTGATCGACAAGAACGGCCGCGACTTGCCTCTGCGCTTGCGTGGCGAGCGCGCATCGCCGTCGCCCGTGACCACACGCGTGCTGGACTTCACGGAAACCAAGCAGACCTTCGTCTTCGAAGATGTGGCCGAAGCGCCGTTGCCCTCGCTGCTGCGCAATTTCTCGGCGCCGGTGATCGTCGAATACGGCTACACGATCGACCAACTCACGTTCCAGCTTGCGCACGATACCGACCCGTTCAACCGCTGGGAGGCCGGCCAACGCCTGGCCACGGACACACTGCTGCGCATGGTGACGGACATCCAGCACGGCCGTGCGCCGCTGGTGGATCCGGCGCTGGTCGAAGCCCTGCGTGCCGTGGTCGCCGACACCTCGCTCGATCCGGCCTTCCGCGAGCAGATGCTGATCCTGCCCGCCGAAAGTTACCTGGCCGAACGCATGGACATGGCCGACCCCGCTTCCATTCACGCCGCACGCCGCACGCTGCGCCGCACGCTTGCGGAGAAGCTCAACGCAGAGTTGCTGCGCGCCTATCAGGACAACCAAACCGAGGGGCCCTACTCGCCAGATGCGGTGTCTGCAGGCAAGCGTGCGCTCAAGAACATCGCCCTCGGTTATCTGGTGGAAACCGAAGCCCCTGAGGCGCTGGCCCTGGCCGAACGGCAATATGCCGGCGCCACCAACATGACCGACCGCATGGGCGCCCTCTCCGCCATGGTGAACAGCTACGCCCCTGGCCGCGAAGCGGCGCTGGCCGATTTCTACACGAGATTTGCCGACGATGCCCTCGTCATCGACAAGTGGTTCTCGCTGCAAGCCATGCAGCCGGGCGCCACCGGCAAGCCAACGCTGGAAACCGTTCGAGCCCTGATGACTCATCCGGCCTTTACGCTGCGCAATCCGAACCGCGCGCGCTCGCTGATCTTCAGCTTCTGCTCGGGCAACCCAGCGCAGTTCCACGCCGCCGATGGGTCGGGCTATGCGTTCTGGGCCGAGCAGGTGCTGGCGCTCGACGCCATCAACCCACAGGTCTCCGCCCGCCTGGCACGTGCGCTGGACCGCTGGCGCAAATACGTGCCCGTGTTGCGCGACGCCATGCAGGACGCGCTCAAGCGCGTGGCGGCACATCCGAGCCTCTCGCGCGATGTGCGGGAGATCGTCGGCAAGGCGCTGGCCTGA